DNA from Candidatus Hydrogenedentota bacterium:
CCGCCGGGGGGAATTGATGCACGCAAAACGCCACGAGCCGCCCGGCACCCGCTGGACGCGCCAGTCCGGATTGTCCGGAGCGGCCCAAGACGCCAGCGGGTACTCGGTCTCCGGTTTCCCGCCCATTGGGACCACATACCATTCCGGGTGGCGGGATTCCAGCCAGTTGATATACCCGATGACTTTCTGCCCCTGGGCCTGCAGGCGCGACGACACTTCGCCAAAGTAGTCGCGGCCTTTCAGGTTCGGGTGCATGGGCCAGATCGCGCTCGGATAGTAGGCTACGCTGAACTGATTGGCGGCGTACACCGCGACGATGTCCGCGCCCGTGGCCGCCAGTTCCGCCGCGATCCGGTCGGGATCGTAGTTCGCGAACGCCGTCTCCTGGTCGTTCAAGGCATACTGGTCGTACCAGTAGATGCGCTGCCGTCTGTTCAACCATTCGTGAGGAGATACGGCTGCGTGCGCCGCCCGGGCAGCTGCCCCCCGTTCGGCTGGTGTACCCCTTGCTGCAAGTCCCATGGCTCCCAAAGCTCCTATTCGCAAGATATCTCTGCGTGCCAGAAACACTTTCTTTTCCTTTTGCCGGACATCCGGGCCGTCCGAAGCCGGTCCGCACAAGCCCAAAGGCAGTTGCCGCGACTCGCCGCCGTTACATCTGGTCTACGGTCTTCGTACTGGAGTTTCGTGCTGACTATGAGGAATCCCGCGCGAAACCCATCGTCTCATGCGCCGCCCGCGTAATTCAGCGCCTCCTCGACCATAGCAAAATAATTCTTCAGGGGCACGTAGTTGCACACGGTGTTGCCCGAACCGAGAGCAAACCGGCCTCCCGGCATACAGGCATCGATTATTGTGCGCACGTGGGCCCGAAGCGCCGGTTCCGGCAGCCGGGCCAGCTTGTCCACATCCACGCCCCCCAGGACGGCCACGCGGTTGCCATAACGCCGCTTGAAATCGATAACGGAGTTGCCTTCGTCTTCAAAAGAGTGCCTCGCGTCGATCCCGACATCGTCAACGAGGTCCGGCGCGATGGCATCCAGGTTGCCGCACGAGTGCAGGAGGTAAACAAGCCCGTGCTGATGCGCGAGTGCGGCCAGCTTCTTATGCCATGGCAGCACATACTCTCTCAGATGGCTTGGCGACACCAGCGTGCCCGTCTTGAAACCCATGTCATCGCCCTGGAAGAAGCCGTAGAGGTTCGGCAAGCCCAGGAGACGTTCGTACATCGCGCAGATGATTTCTCCCACCCGTTGAAACACCGCCCGGACCAGGTCAGGCTGTTCATAAACGAGGTAACATAGGTTCTGATACCCCAACAGCGTGTCGAGCGGGATTTCGAGGAATCCGCTTGTAGGGCATACCAGAAGGCCCATGCCTTCGGGAAGATGCGCCGCAGCGTACTCGTAGGGCCAGAGCTCCGCCTTCGCTGGCTCGGGCCAGGGATACTTCTCGAAATCCTCCCAGGACGCAATCGGGCCGCGGGTTTC
Protein-coding regions in this window:
- a CDS encoding uroporphyrinogen decarboxylase family protein; the encoded protein is ETRGPIASWEDFEKYPWPEPAKAELWPYEYAAAHLPEGMGLLVCPTSGFLEIPLDTLLGYQNLCYLVYEQPDLVRAVFQRVGEIICAMYERLLGLPNLYGFFQGDDMGFKTGTLVSPSHLREYVLPWHKKLAALAHQHGLVYLLHSCGNLDAIAPDLVDDVGIDARHSFEDEGNSVIDFKRRYGNRVAVLGGVDVDKLARLPEPALRAHVRTIIDACMPGGRFALGSGNTVCNYVPLKNYFAMVEEALNYAGGA